A single Chloroflexota bacterium DNA region contains:
- a CDS encoding STAS/SEC14 domain-containing protein, with amino-acid sequence MESKVIHTSKARVWQEEDSIVRLEILPNAHITLKDAKEMVLAVQSYDGQPPVLADIRLVRAVDREARLQSSYPEFQDFRQASALLVGSPVSRIIGNFFIGLNRPSIPIALFASEEEALAWLKEFLP; translated from the coding sequence ATGGAAAGCAAGGTCATTCATACTTCCAAAGCCCGTGTCTGGCAGGAAGAAGACAGTATCGTCCGGCTGGAGATACTTCCCAACGCGCACATCACTTTGAAAGACGCCAAAGAGATGGTGCTGGCTGTTCAAAGCTATGACGGCCAACCCCCGGTGCTGGCCGACATCCGCCTGGTTAGGGCCGTGGATCGCGAAGCGCGATTGCAATCTTCTTATCCGGAATTTCAAGACTTCAGGCAAGCCAGCGCCTTGCTGGTGGGTTCGCCAGTCAGCCGGATCATTGGCAACTTTTTTATCGGCCTCAATCGGCCATCAATTCCGATTGCCCTGTTCGCCTCTGAAGAAGAGGCCCTGGCGTGGCTCAAGGAGTTTTTGCCATGA
- a CDS encoding response regulator transcription factor: MNSDPGKSHILVVDDEEIVAGSIERTLRAHDFSVTVATSGVEGLGAARRHRPDLVVLDVLMPGMDGLEVCRQLRADPILADLPVLFLTARSKIEDKVMGLRTGADDYLTKPFNVDELILRIRAILRRGLSKQATDAPPSRIVVRELALDCKSFTATSPRGSAALTPVQFDLLYFLMTHTGEVFSPAKLLHDVWDYPFDAGSPDLVRVHVKNVREKIEADPGNPAYIVTVPGHGYTISA, from the coding sequence ATGAACAGTGATCCTGGCAAATCGCATATTCTGGTTGTGGATGATGAGGAGATTGTGGCCGGCTCTATTGAGCGCACCTTGCGCGCCCACGACTTCAGCGTCACTGTGGCCACCTCCGGGGTTGAAGGGTTGGGCGCGGCCCGCCGCCACCGGCCCGACCTGGTGGTGCTGGACGTGCTCATGCCGGGCATGGATGGCCTGGAGGTTTGCCGTCAACTGCGCGCCGACCCGATCCTGGCCGACCTGCCGGTGCTGTTCCTCACTGCGCGAAGCAAAATCGAAGACAAAGTGATGGGCTTGCGGACCGGGGCCGACGACTACCTGACCAAGCCCTTCAATGTGGACGAGCTGATTCTCCGCATTCGCGCCATCCTGCGGCGCGGCCTCTCCAAACAGGCCACCGACGCGCCGCCCAGCCGGATCGTGGTGCGCGAACTGGCCCTGGATTGCAAATCGTTCACGGCCACCTCGCCGCGTGGTTCAGCCGCCCTCACGCCGGTGCAGTTCGACTTGCTGTACTTCCTGATGACGCACACCGGTGAAGTGTTCTCGCCGGCCAAGCTTTTGCACGACGTGTGGGATTATCCCTTCGACGCCGGCTCACCGGATCTGGTGCGCGTCCACGTCAAGAACGTCCGTGAAAAGATCGAGGCCGATCCCGGCAACCCGGCTTACATCGTCACCGTGCCGGGGCATGGTTACACCATCTCCGCCTGA
- a CDS encoding LLM class flavin-dependent oxidoreductase — MKFGFVLPYGDARTAADFAYEAEQAGWDGFFVWEPVWGIEAWVSLTAAAMRTERIRLGTMITPVSRMRPWELASKTATLDNLSKGRVILAVGLGATDTGFESFGEVTDRKTRAELLDEGLDIITGLWRGQPFSYEGKHYKIKPATFAVPPHPRQKPRIPIWVVGAWPRLKSMQRVLRYDGLLPNVMTDEGKHRPPALDDIREMKAYVKANRKAKGRFEIVMEGETPGDDPGKATVIVREWAKAGATWWIEAMWGAPRSAKGLKVILKRIKQGPPRPE, encoded by the coding sequence ATGAAATTCGGCTTTGTTCTTCCTTACGGCGACGCCCGCACCGCGGCAGACTTTGCTTACGAGGCCGAGCAAGCAGGTTGGGACGGCTTCTTTGTGTGGGAGCCGGTGTGGGGCATTGAGGCCTGGGTGTCGCTCACGGCGGCGGCCATGCGCACCGAGCGCATCCGGCTAGGCACGATGATCACACCCGTGTCGCGAATGCGGCCCTGGGAGTTGGCCAGCAAGACGGCCACGCTCGATAATCTCTCGAAAGGCCGCGTCATTCTGGCCGTCGGGCTGGGCGCGACCGATACCGGCTTCGAGTCATTCGGCGAAGTGACTGACCGCAAGACTCGGGCCGAACTGCTCGACGAAGGGCTGGACATCATCACCGGCCTGTGGCGTGGCCAGCCATTTAGCTACGAAGGCAAGCATTACAAAATCAAGCCGGCTACATTTGCCGTGCCGCCGCATCCCAGGCAAAAGCCGCGCATTCCAATTTGGGTCGTGGGCGCATGGCCGCGCTTGAAGTCAATGCAACGTGTTTTGCGCTATGATGGCTTATTGCCAAACGTGATGACCGACGAGGGCAAGCACCGCCCGCCCGCGCTCGACGACATTCGTGAGATGAAGGCTTACGTGAAGGCCAATCGCAAAGCGAAAGGGCGATTTGAAATTGTGATGGAGGGCGAAACGCCGGGCGACGATCCCGGGAAGGCGACAGTCATCGTCCGCGAGTGGGCGAAGGCCGGGGCGACGTGGTGGATTGAGGCGATGTGGGGCGCGCCGCGAAGCGCAAAAGGGCTGAAGGTTATTCTCAAGCGAATTAAACAGGGGCCGCCGCGCCCGGAATAA
- a CDS encoding GAF domain-containing protein has product MSSPLRILHVDGNAQDRSLVADALGREFPGLHLEQIAGQEGLNRALMNGGFDLVITDHGAGQLDGLQVLQAAKARWPQCSVIVFTGAGSEEFAVEAMKAGLDDYVVKSARPAPRLARAVRSTLKKTEAEMDRNIDELASLYRASTQLIALGGDVPNLARQIVHAVHKEFSFDYCGILLFNSDKTALEVLASIGAPGSAPTTLPLNGPGLVAAAARAGEMIYAPDVTAAPHYLPGDPAIRSELAIPLCIGEKVIGVLNLESPELEAFDERARRVMAAFAGSAALALRNAQLYTSVQRELGERRRIEEALRRQNEYQTALYETTLGLMNRLEMWDLLEAILARAAQLMNTENGFIYLSSGNKDEIEVKFAIGVHAGHIGRRMKLGEGLAGKVWQSGQPLILDDYAAWPEHPSEFVENGLHSIVGWPLKSGAQVVGVLGVSHLEEGRNFSNSEIEILERFAQLASIVLDNARLFQEADRHLKQLQSLRKIDMTITASLDLRTTLDAILDQVATHFTVDAADILLLNSQTQTLEYAAARGFRTAALQHTRLQLGEGYAGRAALQQSVVNIPNLLEAVGDLERAPLLAEEGFVTYYSVPLIAKGQLEGVLEIFHRTPLDLEGKMMDSFLQALAAQAAIAIDNATLFDSLQRSINALRDAQMHLVRAARLTAVGELAAGVAHQINNPLTTVIADAQLLLKFVSPDSPAYASAAAIFQAGWRAQRVVQRLLNFSRPDDDQYAPADINASIVEALDLVGAHLTRGGVDLQVTLAPDLPQTPANSHQLEEIWINLLMNARDALIDDRPGIITLTSRVGQNGGAVEVEISDNGRGIPEADRMNIFTPFFTTKGRERGNGLGLSVCQSIVQNHQGEISFESRAGQGTTFHIRLPLARKM; this is encoded by the coding sequence ATGTCGTCTCCCCTGCGTATCCTCCACGTTGACGGCAACGCACAAGATCGGTCTCTGGTGGCCGATGCCCTGGGCCGGGAATTTCCGGGCCTGCACCTGGAACAGATTGCCGGGCAGGAAGGGTTGAACCGGGCGTTGATGAACGGGGGCTTTGATCTGGTCATCACCGATCACGGCGCCGGCCAGCTCGACGGCTTGCAAGTTCTGCAAGCGGCCAAAGCCCGCTGGCCTCAGTGTTCCGTCATTGTGTTCACCGGCGCGGGCAGTGAAGAGTTCGCCGTCGAGGCGATGAAGGCCGGCCTGGACGACTACGTCGTCAAATCGGCCCGGCCAGCGCCCCGCCTTGCCCGGGCTGTGCGCTCGACTCTGAAGAAGACAGAGGCCGAGATGGACCGGAACATTGATGAGTTGGCTTCGCTCTACCGCGCCTCGACTCAGTTGATTGCGCTGGGCGGCGATGTGCCCAACCTGGCCCGGCAGATTGTCCACGCCGTCCACAAAGAGTTTTCTTTCGACTATTGCGGCATTTTACTTTTCAACAGCGACAAGACGGCCCTTGAAGTATTGGCCTCGATTGGCGCGCCGGGTAGCGCGCCAACAACACTGCCGTTGAACGGCCCGGGCCTCGTCGCCGCCGCCGCCCGCGCCGGCGAAATGATCTACGCCCCGGACGTGACGGCGGCCCCCCACTATTTGCCGGGTGACCCGGCGATCCGTTCTGAACTGGCAATACCATTGTGCATCGGCGAAAAAGTCATTGGCGTCCTCAATCTTGAGAGTCCCGAACTTGAGGCCTTCGACGAGCGCGCCCGGCGAGTGATGGCGGCTTTTGCCGGGTCGGCGGCGCTGGCCTTGCGCAACGCCCAGCTTTACACCTCCGTTCAACGCGAGCTTGGCGAGCGCCGCCGGATTGAAGAGGCGCTCCGCCGGCAAAATGAATATCAGACCGCGCTTTACGAGACAACGCTGGGGCTGATGAACCGGCTGGAGATGTGGGACCTGCTGGAGGCCATTTTGGCGCGCGCGGCGCAGTTGATGAACACCGAAAACGGCTTTATCTATTTGAGTAGCGGCAACAAGGACGAGATCGAAGTCAAGTTTGCCATCGGCGTCCACGCCGGCCACATTGGCCGCCGCATGAAACTGGGCGAAGGACTGGCGGGCAAGGTCTGGCAATCCGGCCAGCCGTTGATCCTGGACGATTACGCCGCCTGGCCGGAGCATCCAAGTGAGTTTGTTGAAAACGGCCTCCATTCTATCGTCGGCTGGCCCTTGAAATCCGGCGCCCAGGTGGTGGGGGTGCTGGGCGTGTCGCATCTGGAAGAAGGGCGCAACTTCTCCAACAGCGAGATTGAAATTCTGGAGCGGTTCGCTCAACTGGCCTCGATTGTGCTCGACAATGCCCGGCTGTTTCAGGAGGCCGACCGGCACCTCAAGCAACTTCAATCGTTGCGCAAGATAGACATGACGATCACGGCCAGCCTCGATCTGCGAACGACCCTCGACGCCATTCTCGATCAGGTGGCGACCCATTTCACCGTAGACGCCGCCGACATTCTCCTGCTCAACTCGCAAACGCAAACGCTGGAATATGCCGCCGCGCGCGGCTTTCGTACCGCCGCCCTTCAGCACACGCGCCTGCAACTCGGCGAAGGCTACGCCGGGCGCGCGGCCCTGCAGCAGAGCGTGGTCAACATCCCCAATCTGCTCGAAGCCGTCGGCGACCTGGAGCGCGCGCCCTTGCTGGCTGAAGAAGGCTTCGTCACTTATTACAGCGTGCCCCTCATTGCCAAAGGCCAGTTGGAGGGCGTGCTCGAAATCTTCCATCGCACGCCGCTCGACCTCGAGGGCAAGATGATGGATTCCTTTTTGCAGGCGCTGGCGGCGCAGGCGGCCATTGCCATTGACAACGCCACTCTGTTCGATAGTTTGCAACGCTCGATCAACGCCCTGCGCGACGCGCAAATGCACCTGGTGCGGGCCGCCCGTCTCACCGCCGTCGGCGAACTGGCCGCCGGCGTGGCCCACCAGATCAACAACCCGCTCACCACCGTCATCGCCGACGCCCAACTGCTTCTTAAATTCGTCAGCCCCGATTCGCCGGCGTATGCCTCGGCGGCGGCCATCTTTCAGGCCGGGTGGCGCGCCCAGCGCGTTGTGCAACGTCTCCTCAACTTCTCGCGCCCCGACGATGACCAGTATGCTCCGGCTGATATCAACGCCAGCATCGTCGAGGCTCTCGACCTGGTGGGCGCGCACCTCACACGCGGCGGTGTGGATTTGCAGGTGACCCTTGCGCCCGACCTGCCCCAGACGCCGGCCAACAGCCACCAACTGGAAGAGATATGGATCAACCTGCTGATGAACGCCCGCGACGCGCTGATTGATGACCGGCCCGGCATCATTACCCTGACCTCGCGCGTCGGCCAGAACGGCGGCGCTGTCGAAGTCGAAATCAGCGATAACGGGCGCGGCATCCCCGAAGCCGATCGGATGAACATCTTCACCCCGTTCTTCACTACCAAAGGCCGCGAACGCGGCAACGGCCTGGGCCTGTCGGTTTGCCAGTCCATCGTGCAGAACCATCAGGGCGAGATTTCGTTCGAGAGCCGGGCCGGGCAGGGCACGACGTTTCACATCCGCCTGCCGTTAGCGCGCAAGATGTAG
- the flgN gene encoding flagellar export chaperone FlgN produces the protein MTDPTFAALEEALTAELRATQVIAALADRERSALQDDDLAALADVIREKEEQLADLAALENARDEAASAWAAEHNLASDHISFDEILRHMDRQTARELSTLRDGIKAHLEYARSLNMGNRALLQAALDRHETLRDFLLGLASDDA, from the coding sequence ATGACCGACCCAACCTTTGCCGCCCTCGAAGAAGCTCTCACTGCCGAACTGCGCGCCACGCAAGTGATCGCCGCCCTGGCCGACCGCGAACGGAGCGCCTTGCAAGACGACGACCTGGCCGCGCTGGCTGACGTAATTCGTGAGAAAGAGGAACAGTTGGCCGACCTGGCCGCGCTGGAGAACGCGCGCGACGAGGCGGCCTCGGCCTGGGCGGCTGAGCATAACCTGGCCTCTGACCATATCTCTTTCGATGAGATTTTGCGCCACATGGATCGTCAAACCGCCCGCGAACTGAGCACGCTTCGCGACGGCATTAAGGCGCACCTGGAATATGCCCGCTCACTCAATATGGGCAACCGCGCCTTGTTGCAGGCCGCCCTCGACCGCCATGAAACCCTGCGCGATTTTCTCCTGGGCCTGGCTTCTGACGACGCCTGA
- a CDS encoding PAS domain S-box protein, protein MKLTALPAPDPRIESIFEQIMQLAAGRLQARGAPSNQNDELDGIIAGLNMLGEELSATTLALTEMNANLETRVQERTRELEKANHFIAALSQATARIAATSDPDQAMVALGDELKRLDVFCAIALAEPDADTLIVRYTSIQPERVEAAEKLLGFKIYGYRVPRENWPAEETPAHRRPLFMPDTVSFVAAALSHLPRPALEQSIRLFNVAPQSPSIYLPMIVNEEVIGLLAVWGAYLTEDSVPAFSVFAGQAATAIENARLYAAERRRAAELANISDQLRTELAERKRVEETLQKRLDQLGAVHTMTTLVSQAESEEEIYQEALCALQRVLNVDRASILLFDSEGVARFRAWAGLSDAYRQAVDGHSPWKVDEQNARPILVPDVEADASLGRLRNVILAEGVRALGFFPLAHQGQLLGKFMLYYNNPRQFTEADLQLAETIAGQIAFTIARKRAEETLRNHEERYRGLFEDSPVALWEEDFSAVNQYLDVFRAQSGVDLKAYLSEHPAEVAQAMSCIRVVDVNRTAVKLYQADTKETLLAQAGRVFVAETQSIFVEELMALAEGRTEFAGEGVNLDLAGNRIDINLRWSVMPGHEQNLSKVLVSIEDITGRKKAEAALKDSEIRYRQLFEQAGDAIYLENLQGDIIDVNQRACDMHGYSREELLALKVPDLQAPEARRPLATVVPEQVARSRAGQPFEGLDAHRDGRRIPVEIAAAPLGESGLVLTIVRDITQRKRAEEALREAELKYRTLVEQMPAIIYIVEFGEVNRTTYISPQVEKILGFTPEEWLTDQKLWLKQIHPDDRDHVLANVRQNDAEQRSLDLEYRVFTRDGRAVWIRNRASLALGEAGKPKSSIGVMQDITGRKKVEEALRESEASYRGLFDSVAEAVYIQDWNGRFLDVNQGAVEMYGYPREFFIGKTPEFLSAPGKNDPERIIELFKRAFAGEPQLFEFWGRRRNGEAFPKEVRLYKGSYFGQEVLIALAQDITERKQAEVQLRQLSRAVEQSPVSIVITDKEGNIEYVNSRFTEVTGYTSEEAIGQNPRILKADHAPEADYKQLWDTITAGGEWRGEFCNKKKGGELFWELASVSPIKNEQGRITHYLAVKENITERKKTEAALAIVNADLERALLNANELAVAAQSANRAKSEFLANMSHEIRTPLTAVLGLTELALASELTAEQRAWLGQVYTSGRALLELINNILDLSKIEADRLELDKVEFELPALIQQATTTLAARAAAKQLDFNYSLGVDTPRVLVGDPVRLRQVLLNLLDNAIKFTERGEVSLRTRVEARTADEVTLRFTVRDTGIGIPEDKQAIIFEPFTQADGHIARQFGGTGLGLTISQRLVEEFGGLLWVESRAGEGSTFHFTALFALPAWPGQPEAVEKAPVEEAGPIKEYPLNILLVEDNPANQIVLSSILKKRGWQVTLVGTGREALERAAEETFHLILMDLQMPDMDGLAATAAIRAHEQVVGGHVPILALTAFAMSGDRERCLQAGMDDYLAKPVKASELYHVVERLTG, encoded by the coding sequence ATGAAATTAACCGCCTTGCCCGCGCCGGATCCCCGCATCGAATCCATCTTTGAACAGATCATGCAACTTGCCGCCGGTCGGTTACAGGCCCGGGGCGCGCCCTCTAACCAAAACGACGAACTGGACGGCATCATTGCCGGGCTGAATATGCTGGGGGAAGAACTGTCGGCGACCACTTTGGCCCTGACTGAAATGAACGCCAACCTCGAAACCCGGGTGCAGGAACGGACTCGCGAACTGGAAAAAGCCAACCACTTCATCGCCGCCCTCAGCCAGGCTACAGCCCGAATCGCCGCCACCTCGGATCCGGATCAGGCAATGGTTGCGCTGGGCGACGAACTCAAGCGACTGGATGTGTTCTGCGCGATTGCGTTGGCGGAGCCGGATGCTGACACCTTGATCGTGCGTTACACATCCATTCAACCGGAGAGGGTCGAAGCGGCTGAAAAACTGTTGGGGTTCAAAATTTATGGCTATCGAGTGCCGCGCGAGAACTGGCCGGCAGAGGAGACGCCGGCCCACAGGCGGCCTTTGTTCATGCCAGACACGGTGTCGTTTGTCGCCGCCGCGCTCAGCCACCTTCCGCGCCCGGCCCTGGAGCAAAGCATTCGCCTGTTCAACGTTGCGCCCCAGTCCCCTTCCATTTATCTGCCCATGATCGTCAACGAAGAAGTGATAGGCCTGCTGGCAGTGTGGGGAGCTTATTTAACAGAAGACAGTGTGCCGGCCTTTTCTGTTTTCGCCGGCCAGGCCGCCACTGCCATTGAAAACGCGCGGCTATACGCCGCCGAGCGCCGGCGCGCCGCCGAACTGGCGAACATCAGCGACCAACTGCGAACCGAACTGGCCGAACGCAAACGAGTAGAAGAAACTCTGCAGAAGCGCCTCGATCAACTGGGCGCTGTTCACACGATGACCACCCTCGTCAGCCAGGCTGAATCCGAAGAGGAGATTTATCAAGAAGCATTGTGCGCTTTGCAGAGAGTCCTCAATGTGGATCGCGCCTCAATTTTGTTGTTTGATTCGGAAGGGGTGGCGCGCTTCCGAGCCTGGGCCGGTTTGTCGGACGCTTATCGGCAGGCGGTGGATGGCCACTCGCCCTGGAAGGTTGACGAGCAGAACGCCCGCCCCATTCTCGTTCCCGATGTTGAAGCAGACGCCAGCCTGGGCCGCCTTCGCAACGTCATCCTGGCCGAAGGTGTGCGCGCCCTGGGCTTCTTCCCGCTGGCGCACCAGGGACAGTTGCTGGGCAAGTTCATGTTGTACTACAACAACCCGCGCCAGTTCACCGAAGCAGATTTGCAGTTGGCTGAGACCATTGCCGGTCAGATCGCATTTACGATTGCGCGCAAGCGGGCCGAAGAAACGTTGCGCAATCATGAAGAACGCTATCGCGGCCTTTTTGAAGATTCGCCGGTGGCTCTGTGGGAAGAGGATTTCTCTGCCGTCAATCAATACCTGGATGTTTTCCGGGCGCAAAGCGGCGTTGATCTCAAGGCCTATTTGAGCGAACACCCGGCAGAGGTTGCCCAGGCCATGTCTTGCATTCGGGTTGTGGACGTGAATCGAACTGCGGTGAAACTGTATCAGGCCGACACGAAGGAGACTCTCCTGGCCCAGGCTGGCCGCGTTTTTGTCGCCGAGACCCAATCTATATTTGTCGAAGAGCTAATGGCCCTGGCTGAGGGCCGGACGGAATTTGCCGGTGAGGGCGTCAATCTTGATCTGGCGGGCAATCGAATTGACATCAACCTGCGCTGGTCGGTGATGCCGGGCCACGAACAAAACCTGTCTAAGGTGCTCGTCTCAATCGAGGACATCACCGGGCGCAAAAAGGCTGAGGCGGCCTTGAAGGATAGCGAAATTCGCTATCGGCAGTTGTTTGAGCAAGCCGGCGACGCCATTTATCTGGAGAACCTGCAGGGCGATATTATTGACGTGAATCAACGCGCCTGCGATATGCACGGCTACAGCCGGGAGGAACTGCTGGCCTTGAAGGTGCCAGACCTGCAGGCGCCGGAAGCCAGGCGGCCACTCGCCACTGTAGTTCCAGAGCAGGTGGCGCGATCCAGAGCCGGGCAACCCTTTGAAGGCCTGGATGCGCATCGCGACGGCAGGCGAATCCCGGTGGAAATTGCCGCCGCGCCTCTCGGCGAGTCGGGCCTGGTTTTGACCATTGTCCGAGACATTACACAACGCAAGCGCGCCGAGGAAGCCCTGCGCGAGGCAGAACTGAAATACCGAACCCTGGTCGAGCAAATGCCGGCCATCATTTATATCGTCGAGTTTGGCGAGGTCAACCGCACCACTTACATCAGTCCTCAAGTAGAAAAGATTCTCGGGTTCACGCCCGAGGAGTGGCTGACCGACCAGAAGTTGTGGCTCAAACAGATTCACCCGGACGATCGGGACCATGTTCTGGCAAACGTCAGGCAAAATGATGCTGAACAACGTTCGCTGGACTTGGAGTACCGGGTGTTCACCCGCGATGGCCGCGCGGTTTGGATCCGCAACCGGGCCTCGCTGGCTTTAGGCGAGGCCGGAAAGCCCAAAAGCTCCATTGGTGTCATGCAAGACATTACCGGACGCAAGAAAGTGGAAGAGGCCTTGCGCGAGAGCGAAGCCAGCTATCGCGGCCTCTTCGACAGCGTCGCCGAAGCCGTTTACATCCAAGACTGGAACGGGCGCTTCCTGGACGTGAATCAGGGCGCGGTTGAAATGTATGGCTATCCCAGAGAATTTTTCATCGGCAAGACGCCCGAATTCTTGTCGGCTCCCGGCAAGAATGACCCGGAAAGAATAATTGAGTTGTTTAAGCGCGCTTTTGCCGGCGAACCACAGCTTTTTGAATTCTGGGGCCGGCGTCGCAACGGCGAGGCCTTCCCCAAAGAAGTCCGTTTGTACAAAGGCTCCTATTTCGGCCAGGAGGTCCTGATCGCTCTGGCGCAAGATATCACCGAGCGGAAGCAGGCCGAAGTCCAACTGCGCCAGTTGTCGCGCGCCGTGGAGCAAAGCCCGGTCTCCATTGTCATCACCGACAAAGAGGGCAATATCGAATATGTCAATTCCCGTTTCACCGAAGTCACCGGCTACACCAGCGAAGAGGCCATCGGCCAGAACCCGCGTATTCTCAAAGCGGACCATGCGCCTGAGGCGGACTACAAGCAGTTGTGGGACACGATCACTGCCGGCGGCGAGTGGCGGGGCGAGTTTTGCAACAAGAAGAAGGGGGGCGAACTGTTCTGGGAATTAGCCTCCGTTTCGCCGATCAAGAATGAGCAGGGCCGGATCACCCATTATCTGGCCGTGAAAGAAAATATTACCGAACGCAAAAAGACCGAAGCGGCGCTGGCCATCGTCAACGCCGACCTGGAGCGGGCTTTGCTCAACGCCAACGAACTGGCCGTGGCCGCTCAGTCCGCCAACCGGGCCAAGAGCGAGTTTTTGGCCAACATGAGCCACGAGATTCGCACCCCGCTCACCGCCGTGCTGGGCCTCACCGAGCTGGCGCTGGCCAGCGAATTGACGGCTGAACAGCGAGCCTGGCTGGGGCAAGTCTACACTTCGGGCCGGGCGCTGTTGGAATTGATCAACAACATCCTCGATCTGTCCAAGATCGAAGCCGACCGGTTGGAATTGGATAAGGTGGAATTTGAATTGCCGGCCCTCATTCAACAGGCGACGACCACCCTGGCCGCCCGCGCCGCCGCCAAGCAATTGGATTTCAATTACTCGTTGGGTGTAGACACCCCTCGGGTTCTGGTGGGAGACCCGGTTCGCCTGCGGCAGGTTCTGCTCAACCTGCTGGATAACGCCATCAAGTTCACCGAACGCGGCGAAGTCTCCTTACGCACGCGGGTGGAAGCCCGGACCGCCGACGAAGTTACATTGCGCTTTACCGTTCGTGATACCGGCATTGGCATTCCGGAGGACAAGCAAGCCATCATCTTTGAGCCGTTCACTCAAGCCGACGGCCACATTGCTCGCCAGTTCGGCGGCACCGGGCTGGGGTTGACGATCTCGCAACGGCTGGTAGAAGAATTTGGCGGCCTGCTGTGGGTGGAAAGCCGGGCCGGCGAAGGTAGCACATTCCACTTCACGGCCCTGTTCGCGTTGCCGGCCTGGCCCGGCCAACCGGAGGCTGTTGAAAAAGCGCCTGTCGAGGAAGCCGGCCCAATCAAAGAATATCCCCTCAATATTTTATTGGTGGAAGACAACCCGGCCAATCAGATCGTTCTTAGTAGCATACTAAAAAAACGCGGCTGGCAGGTGACGCTGGTCGGCACCGGCCGGGAGGCCCTGGAACGAGCGGCTGAAGAAACCTTTCACCTGATTCTGATGGACTTGCAAATGCCCGACATGGACGGTTTGGCCGCCACTGCCGCCATCCGCGCCCACGAGCAGGTCGTCGGCGGGCACGTGCCCATTCTGGCCCTCACCGCCTTTGCCATGAGCGGTGACCGCGAACGGTGCTTGCAGGCTGGCATGGACGATTATCTCGCCAAGCCGGTGAAAGCCTCAGAGTTATATCATGTGGTCGAGCGGCTGACAGGCTAA